Proteins from a genomic interval of Lysobacter arenosi:
- a CDS encoding glutathione S-transferase family protein has protein sequence MPLPTMQLLYQTHSPYARKALVFAHEAGLAGSIEVIHHETSPTRRNEDVFARNPLGKVPVLLRPGLPALFDSDVICAFLDTLHDGPRLIPANGEHRWQALRVQAIAQGLADAGIAVRWETVRRPEHLRYPPLRDGHIEKLLSSYDWLERELDTDTLHVGHVALATALDWLEFRDLPGFRDGRPRLTAWFDAFAMRPSMQATPLSGDTHD, from the coding sequence ATGCCACTTCCCACGATGCAGCTCCTGTACCAGACCCACTCGCCGTACGCGCGCAAGGCACTCGTGTTCGCCCACGAGGCTGGCCTTGCCGGATCGATCGAAGTGATCCACCACGAGACCAGCCCGACGCGCCGCAACGAGGACGTGTTCGCGCGAAATCCACTGGGCAAGGTGCCGGTGCTTCTGCGCCCGGGCCTGCCTGCCCTGTTCGATTCCGACGTGATCTGCGCCTTCCTGGACACGCTGCACGACGGCCCGCGCCTCATTCCCGCCAACGGAGAACATCGCTGGCAGGCCCTGCGCGTGCAGGCCATCGCCCAGGGCCTGGCCGACGCCGGCATCGCGGTGCGCTGGGAAACCGTGCGGCGTCCGGAGCACCTGCGCTATCCGCCATTGCGCGATGGCCATATCGAGAAGCTGCTCAGCAGCTACGACTGGCTCGAGCGCGAGCTCGACACCGACACGCTGCACGTGGGGCATGTCGCGCTCGCCACCGCGCTGGACTGGCTGGAATTCCGCGACCTGCCCGGCTTTCGCGATGGGCGGCCGCGCCTGACGGCATGGTTCGACGCGTTCGCAATGCGGCCGTCGATGCAGGCGACGCCACTGTCGGGCGACACCCATGACTAG
- a CDS encoding Lrp/AsnC family transcriptional regulator — protein MNTGVAAVQVHGVVPGLRAHFLHGRSAKLRAMDLDRFDRQLLNLVQQDCGQTADRLAEHVALSPSAIQRRLRRLRESGVIERESAIVDPRAVGRPTLFIVSLQVERERPDLMAQLRKWLAAQEHVQQAFYVTGEADFVLVVTAPDAETYDALMGRLVSENPNVARFTTNVAMSVVKRGLTIPVPLEE, from the coding sequence TTGAATACTGGCGTCGCCGCCGTGCAGGTTCACGGCGTTGTACCCGGTCTGCGCGCGCATTTCCTGCACGGGCGCTCGGCTAAGCTGCGCGCCATGGACCTCGACCGCTTCGATCGCCAGCTGCTGAACCTGGTCCAGCAGGATTGCGGCCAGACCGCCGACCGGCTGGCCGAGCACGTCGCGCTGTCGCCCTCGGCGATACAGCGCCGGCTGCGGCGGCTGCGCGAGAGCGGCGTGATCGAGCGCGAGTCGGCGATCGTCGATCCGCGCGCGGTGGGCCGGCCGACGCTTTTCATCGTCTCGCTGCAGGTCGAGCGCGAGCGCCCCGACCTGATGGCGCAGCTGCGCAAATGGCTGGCCGCGCAGGAGCACGTGCAACAGGCGTTCTACGTGACCGGCGAGGCCGACTTCGTCCTCGTCGTCACCGCGCCCGATGCGGAGACCTACGATGCACTGATGGGCCGGCTGGTCAGCGAGAACCCGAACGTCGCGCGCTTCACCACCAACGTGGCGATGAGCGTGGTCAAACGCGGATTGACGATCCCGGTGCCGCTGGAAGAATGA